Below is a window of Nitrospira sp. DNA.
AGAAAGTCTGAGAGCAAGTTACAAGCTGAAAGTCCAGCCAGTCGAGAATCATCAGAATTGGAAGAAATTCTTGCAGGGCCAAGTGAGCCGGAACGTCTCGTTAAGGTGAGATTGCATCAGAAATTTTTCACGGAATCCGTTCTGGCTTCATATGGAAGTACCCGTTGTGTTTGCTCCAATCCTGTTCCCGAGCTTCTCACTGCAGGACATATTGTTCCATGGTCCGCCAGAGAAGATCTTCGCGCCAATCCACGAAATGGTCTTTGCCTCTGTTGTCTTCATCACAATGCATTTGACTGTGGGTTATGGACCGTCAATGAGTCGTAGAAGTCCTATTGTCTTCCAAGTTAGTAGCGTATTTGCCAAACAAGACGCTGGAATCCAGCTTCGCGTTGTATTCTGGAACAATGATCCGGATGCCCGATAAATTCAGGCCAGAACAACACTTCTTGAAATACCACCGCCAAAATCTTTTCAGAAAATAAAGCACCTTGCGCAAAAGGAGTCTCTATGCCAACCAACGATGAAAGGGCAGAGCGTGGAAGGATGATCCTCGACTTTTATGCGGCCAAATTCGGAGATCCGTATGACGCGACTGCTAACCTGACTGATGTGCTAGCTGACCTTATGCATACAGCGTTTAGAGAACATGATCTTGGACTCAAATTCCACGAGAGATTGAATGCGGCGATGATGCATTTCGAGGAAGAGACGGTGGAGGAAGGTTAGATTTCTCATTCCTAATGCAACCTGCCATCAAGCTAATCTAAATATCAGTTACAAGCGTCAGACATGAGTACGGACTTATGTATTATCAGTGTCTGTGTTGGAGATGTGGCTGAAGTGGAATTGCGGCCCGACACCCTATTCGCGTCGCCATAAAAAATGAATCTATTGACTACAGACTGTTGAATGCTTCTACGGTGAGACGAGCTTGGCGGATCAACTTACGCAGCAATCCAGGGCCCAACTCGTCATGTTGGGGAATAGAAAGGGTGTACTCATAACCGGATTTCACCAGCATCGCATGAGAGCCTCGTTGTCGCACGACGCTCCAACCTGCTCGTTGAAACTTCCGTATAGCGTCGGACCCTGAACACAACCGGAGGCGTTGCGCCATCAGACCACAACCTCAACCGTCCGTTCTGCATCCACCACATGCTTGGCCTCCATCACCTCAAGCCAGCCTTCGATGGCTTCTTTCACGTTGGCGATGGCCTCGTCGTGCGTTTTCCCTTGCGACAGACACCCAGGCAACGCAGGCACCTCGGCGACAAAATAACCTGCCTCATCCTGCTCCACAATCACGTGCAATCTCATGCCTCACTCTCCTTCCTCACCGGAACTCTTGAGCTATTATCGTGAAGACCCTCATCATGGTCAAGCAAACCACTTGATGTCTTGCTCTGCCTGCCGTCAACAACCTTTCCGAAATAGCGGAGCCCTACCCAGATGCGGCACAACCACTGATCTCGGAATCACACGGCACAAGTTATACACATGCCCCATCAGCACCGAGCCGATCGCACGGAGGCCTCATGGCGATCCTAGCCTCGGCCCGATGTCGGGCCAATGCGTCCTTCGCAACGGCATCTCGGGGGATGCGGTAGAAGCGCTCAGGAATGATGTGGGCTAGATACGAGTGAGCCAGGACTCGTGGGCGCGATCTTCTCCGCGCACGATTGAAAAGAAGGTGTCTTGGAGGGTGCGTGTCATCGGCCCGGGCGTGCCGTTTCCGATGCGCCGGTTGTCTATTTCTCGGACCGGGGTCAACTCAGCAGCAGTACCTGTCACGAACACTTCGTCGGCGATGTACATTTCATCGCGCGTGAATCGCTCTTCCACTACGGTGATGTTCCGTTCTCGAGCCAACTCAATGACGGAATTTCTCGTAATCCCTTCGAGCACGGACGTCAAGGGTGTGGTTTTCAAGACCCCCCGCCGCACGATGAACACATTCTCACCCGTTCCCTCGGCAACATAGCCTTCGGGATCGAGAAGAATCGCCTCGTCATATCCATCGGCCTTCGCCTGCTGTTTGGCCATGATGGAGTTCACATAGTACCCGGATATTTTTCCTCTGGTCATGGATACATTCACGTGGTGCCTCGTAAAAGACGAGACGCAGGCACGCATCCCATTGGCCAATGCATCGTCCCCCAAATAGGCGCCCCACTTCCAAGCAGCGATGGCCACCCGAATCGGATTGTCTCCTGGATGGACGCCCATCGCCCCATACCCGATGTAGACCAACGGACGAATGTAACAGGCCTCAAGACGATTGGCACGAACGGTCTCGACGATGGCGTCGGAGATCTGCTTCTTGTCATACGGCATGGTCATCATGCCGATATGAGTCGAATCAAACAGTCGATCGACATGTTCCCGAAGCCGGAAGATGGCGGATCCTGACTTACCCTTGTAGCACCGAAGACCTTCAAACGCCGCAAGGCCATAGTGCAGCGAATGGGTGAGCACATGGACGTTGGCCTCCCCCCACCCCACCAATTTCCCATCCATCCAGATTTTTTCGACCGGTTCCAACATTGAGGGCAATCTCCATCAAAGGGATAGCATCAGTTCCGCCTCCGTGGGCGTGAGGGACTATAGCGTGAGGTCGAACGTGGGTCAAGCAAGCGGCAGCGGCTGACTCGGAACCTACTCGACCGCTGATAGGAAACCTACGTGGAGGCGCAATAGGCACGCAGGCGGGAACTCAGGAACGTTCCGACTCGATCTTCTCCCTCCGGACTCATGGTCACGACCTTGGCACCAAACAACAGGCCGCGCACCCATCGCACAACGACGCGCTGAATTTCGACCGGCTCATCTTTGTCGGGAAGAGTGAGCCGGACAACCAACCCCATCCCAGGGACCACTTGATGGTCTCCCAAGACCCGGAACCCGTTACGACAGATGTTCATCACCGTTCCCTTCCCGAGAAAGTCTCCGCCCAGGTAGTACACTTCACAGCGAACGGGAATCCGATGATAGGTGCGGATCACAAACTTGCTCGCGTGAAACATGTGCTCGTTGCCATCTCCCGGTTGGTATCACGAAATTGGAACGTACCGTCGCGATGATGACGCCAAGCATACTTATCAGGACGGCCATCCTCATAGCCTTCTAAAGAGGGGCTCATGCGTGGTCAATGAGCTCTTAACGCTCCTCGTTCGCTTGACACCTCTCATATCTCCATGTTAAATGAACCGTTCTTCAAGTTCGGAGAAGAGATTATGTACGCGATCGTTGAAACAGGCGGCAAACAATATCGAGCTGAAACCGGCACGACGATTCAGGTCGAGCGGCTGCCAGGAGATGTCGGAGCCCAGGTTGAACTCAGCAAGGTCTGTCTCGTACATGGCGATGCCGATATGCTGATTGGACAGCCCTTCATTAACGGAGCCAAGGTCACAGCTGAAATCGTGCGACAAGGGCGGACCCGATCGATTACCGTGTTTAAGAAGAAGCGGCGCAAGAACTATCGCCGGACTCGTGGCCACCGACAAGGATTCACCCAGTTGTTGATTAGGAATATTACGACGGCCTAAAGACACAGGAAGAGCTTACCCATGGCAACAAACAAAGGCGGCGGATCATCACGTAACGGCCGTGATAGCAATCCCCAATATTTGGGCGTGAAGGCCTATGGTGGTCAGACCGTGACGGCCGGCAGCATTATCGTCCGTCAGCGTGGCACCAAGTTTTTCCCTGGGTTCAATGTGGACCTTGGAAGAGACCACACCCTGTTTGCCAAAATGAGTGGTGTGGTGAAGTTTGAGGGTGGACGCGGCAGACGAAAGGTCAGCGTGTATCCTGTCCCGACCAAATCCTGATTCTCTTTTCTACCTCCTTCTTTCCAATCACACCGGATAAATTCTCGCTCCCCCTTCGGGTCAGGGTCGGGTATACTTTCCCACCGTAGTTCCTGAGCCGCCTGGAGAACGTTGATAGATTATGTTTGTCGATGAAGTACACATCACGGTACAAGCCGGTCGTGGTGGAAACGGCATCTGCAGTTTCCGGAGGGAGATGTTTGTTCCACGCGGAGGCCCGGACGGCGGGG
It encodes the following:
- a CDS encoding type II toxin-antitoxin system HicB family antitoxin, translated to MRLHVIVEQDEAGYFVAEVPALPGCLSQGKTHDEAIANVKEAIEGWLEVMEAKHVVDAERTVEVVV
- a CDS encoding type II toxin-antitoxin system HicA family toxin, with amino-acid sequence MAQRLRLCSGSDAIRKFQRAGWSVVRQRGSHAMLVKSGYEYTLSIPQHDELGPGLLRKLIRQARLTVEAFNSL
- the rplU gene encoding 50S ribosomal protein L21, with amino-acid sequence MYAIVETGGKQYRAETGTTIQVERLPGDVGAQVELSKVCLVHGDADMLIGQPFINGAKVTAEIVRQGRTRSITVFKKKRRKNYRRTRGHRQGFTQLLIRNITTA
- a CDS encoding PilZ domain-containing protein → MFHASKFVIRTYHRIPVRCEVYYLGGDFLGKGTVMNICRNGFRVLGDHQVVPGMGLVVRLTLPDKDEPVEIQRVVVRWVRGLLFGAKVVTMSPEGEDRVGTFLSSRLRAYCAST
- a CDS encoding branched-chain amino acid transaminase; translation: MLEPVEKIWMDGKLVGWGEANVHVLTHSLHYGLAAFEGLRCYKGKSGSAIFRLREHVDRLFDSTHIGMMTMPYDKKQISDAIVETVRANRLEACYIRPLVYIGYGAMGVHPGDNPIRVAIAAWKWGAYLGDDALANGMRACVSSFTRHHVNVSMTRGKISGYYVNSIMAKQQAKADGYDEAILLDPEGYVAEGTGENVFIVRRGVLKTTPLTSVLEGITRNSVIELARERNITVVEERFTRDEMYIADEVFVTGTAAELTPVREIDNRRIGNGTPGPMTRTLQDTFFSIVRGEDRAHESWLTRI
- the rpmA gene encoding 50S ribosomal protein L27; translated protein: MATNKGGGSSRNGRDSNPQYLGVKAYGGQTVTAGSIIVRQRGTKFFPGFNVDLGRDHTLFAKMSGVVKFEGGRGRRKVSVYPVPTKS
- a CDS encoding HNH endonuclease signature motif containing protein, whose protein sequence is MNNTWTRDQLLVAFNLYCKMPFSKTKANNPSVVRVASLINRSPASVAMKLGNFGSFDPALQSKGITGLSRASRADREIWDEFNQDWDKLSMESELAAERLGAGMERKSESKLQAESPASRESSELEEILAGPSEPERLVKVRLHQKFFTESVLASYGSTRCVCSNPVPELLTAGHIVPWSAREDLRANPRNGLCLCCLHHNAFDCGLWTVNES